In Pelosinus sp. UFO1, one genomic interval encodes:
- a CDS encoding MotA/TolQ/ExbB proton channel family protein, whose amino-acid sequence MEFINQTIYLFHKGGPVMYLLVICSLFVVSIAVERFLYYRSISVNTQTFQQKLQPLLEKQRISEAAHFCEQTPAAIARIALAGLIASQRGSQVESALESAAMLAADRLREHLDDLSMVVTLAPLLGLLGTVIGMINSFSVFNAQAGQPMAITGGVGEALIATATGLSVATLSLVLHRYFSRRVNRLITDIEQTAALVVSYVLIKKTGRRESHEIA is encoded by the coding sequence ATGGAATTCATAAACCAAACCATATATTTATTTCACAAAGGCGGCCCGGTTATGTATCTCTTAGTGATCTGCTCGCTGTTTGTGGTGTCCATTGCTGTCGAACGGTTTTTGTATTATCGCAGTATTTCTGTTAACACCCAGACTTTTCAACAGAAGCTGCAGCCTTTGCTTGAGAAACAACGAATCAGTGAAGCCGCTCATTTCTGCGAACAAACTCCGGCTGCCATAGCTCGTATCGCACTGGCAGGTCTCATCGCCTCCCAACGGGGCAGCCAGGTTGAGAGCGCCCTAGAAAGCGCCGCCATGCTGGCAGCAGACCGCCTGCGGGAGCATCTCGACGATCTGAGCATGGTCGTTACCCTTGCCCCGTTACTTGGCCTCCTCGGTACCGTTATTGGCATGATCAATTCCTTCAGTGTATTCAATGCCCAGGCCGGTCAGCCCATGGCCATCACCGGTGGAGTCGGTGAAGCCTTAATTGCCACCGCCACTGGACTCAGTGTCGCAACCTTATCGTTGGTGCTGCACAGATATTTTTCCCGCAGGGTCAACCGCTTGATCACTGATATTGAGCAAACGGCAGCTCTAGTGGTCAGTTATGTGCTAATTAAGAAAACCGGACGGAGAGAATCCCATGAAATTGCGTAG
- a CDS encoding biopolymer transporter ExbD: protein MKLRSLRVENQPELMIIPMIDIIFFLLVFFMMSTLSMVQQQTIPVNLPQVTTAQQDKPSSINITVLENSSVMFNQEEIPLTLLAKRVNLELGKQSDTVFILRGDKQAAYGQVVAVLDELKQAGAHRVTVAVEKGR from the coding sequence ATGAAATTGCGTAGTCTCCGTGTGGAAAATCAACCTGAGTTGATGATTATTCCGATGATTGACATTATCTTTTTTCTTTTGGTGTTCTTTATGATGAGTACTCTTTCTATGGTCCAACAGCAAACTATCCCCGTCAACCTGCCTCAGGTGACCACCGCCCAGCAGGATAAACCCAGCAGCATCAATATCACGGTGCTGGAAAATAGCAGCGTCATGTTTAACCAGGAAGAGATTCCTTTAACTTTATTAGCCAAGCGTGTAAATCTTGAGCTTGGCAAGCAGTCAGATACCGTTTTTATCCTGCGAGGCGACAAACAGGCGGCTTACGGTCAGGTAGTAGCTGTACTAGATGAGCTGAAACAAGCTGGCGCTCACCGGGTGACAGTGGCGGTGGAGAAAGGGAGGTAG
- a CDS encoding energy transducer TonB, translating into MTYAYHWRKAMVMSVCLHMFFIIGAGYLAAGWTAPLPTTEEVMLEMDLVSDLGERPENSNTVPETATLPEALKPISAEMSPVMPVDTETKVSESESVVTTSELAMTAAENPTTTRSQSSNSASTTTDNSPAAVPIVGGGSRSGIAAPLILSKSDPVYPSAARQAGLEGTVILKIQILANGRPGDIAVARSTGHAVLDEAAITAVEKWRFVPAKDRTSGRAMACTTTLPVSFHLH; encoded by the coding sequence ATGACCTATGCCTATCACTGGCGTAAAGCCATGGTAATGTCTGTATGCCTACATATGTTTTTTATAATAGGGGCAGGTTATTTAGCTGCTGGTTGGACTGCCCCTTTACCAACAACGGAAGAAGTGATGTTGGAAATGGATCTAGTCAGTGATCTGGGTGAACGGCCTGAGAATAGCAATACTGTTCCAGAAACAGCCACACTGCCAGAAGCGCTAAAACCGATTTCAGCTGAAATGTCGCCGGTTATGCCAGTCGATACGGAGACTAAGGTTAGTGAGTCAGAGTCAGTGGTTACCACTAGCGAGTTGGCGATGACTGCGGCCGAAAATCCGACTACAACAAGGAGCCAATCATCTAATTCTGCCAGTACCACTACAGATAACAGTCCAGCTGCTGTTCCCATAGTGGGGGGAGGTTCTAGAAGCGGTATTGCCGCACCTCTCATCCTATCCAAATCCGACCCAGTCTATCCTTCAGCGGCCAGGCAGGCTGGTCTGGAAGGAACAGTAATACTGAAAATACAAATTCTAGCGAATGGCAGGCCTGGTGACATTGCTGTGGCTCGTTCCACTGGCCATGCGGTACTGGATGAAGCAGCAATAACGGCTGTTGAAAAATGGCGATTTGTACCGGCCAAAGACCGTACTAGTGGTAGGGCTATGGCATGTACCACCACTCTGCCTGTGTCATTTCACCTACATTAA
- a CDS encoding dipeptide epimerase, whose translation MKIKEIKIGKVSIPLKKIFKTALREVHSAEDIIIKVIADTGEVGYGNAPPTAVITGDSQDSVIAAIRDTIGPKILDMEVDNLEKVLTTIEGAMLHNHSAKAALDIAVHDLFGKLYGIPLYKLFGGYKNTMTTDLTISVNAPDEMVRDSLEAIAEGYNELKLKVGTDVQMDIKRVKAIRQAVGSEVKIRLDANQGWLPKEAVRIIRKFEDMDLGIELIEQPVKAHDFAGLKFVTDNVETNIMADESSFGPYEVFTLLSMRACDLINIKLMKAGGLHNAVKIANIAETMGVQCMMGCMLESKVGITAAASIAGGKKIITKTDLDAAVLLAADPVVGGVSFTKNQIIISDAPGLGITDVHGWQEIL comes from the coding sequence ATGAAAATCAAAGAAATCAAGATTGGCAAAGTGAGCATCCCACTAAAAAAAATCTTCAAGACAGCACTGCGCGAAGTGCATTCAGCAGAAGACATTATTATTAAAGTAATAGCGGATACTGGTGAAGTTGGTTATGGTAATGCACCACCAACAGCAGTAATCACTGGCGATAGCCAAGATTCTGTTATTGCAGCAATACGAGATACGATTGGTCCTAAGATACTTGACATGGAAGTTGATAATCTAGAAAAAGTCCTGACGACAATTGAAGGAGCCATGTTACATAATCACTCAGCGAAGGCAGCCCTCGATATTGCCGTACATGATTTATTTGGAAAGTTATATGGGATTCCGCTTTATAAGTTATTTGGTGGCTATAAGAATACAATGACAACTGACCTTACTATTAGCGTAAATGCACCAGATGAAATGGTAAGGGATTCATTGGAAGCTATAGCAGAAGGATATAACGAGTTGAAACTAAAAGTAGGAACAGATGTCCAAATGGATATTAAAAGGGTCAAAGCAATTCGCCAAGCAGTTGGTTCCGAGGTTAAAATTCGCCTTGATGCCAACCAAGGCTGGTTACCGAAAGAAGCTGTACGCATTATTCGTAAGTTTGAAGATATGGATTTAGGTATTGAACTCATTGAGCAACCTGTAAAGGCCCATGATTTTGCAGGACTTAAATTTGTTACAGATAATGTAGAGACGAATATTATGGCAGATGAATCCTCTTTTGGGCCTTATGAAGTATTTACTCTTTTGAGTATGCGAGCTTGTGATCTTATCAATATAAAATTAATGAAGGCTGGCGGATTACATAATGCGGTCAAAATTGCGAATATCGCAGAAACCATGGGAGTACAATGTATGATGGGCTGCATGCTGGAAAGTAAAGTGGGAATAACAGCGGCTGCTAGCATTGCGGGTGGGAAGAAAATTATTACAAAAACTGATTTGGACGCAGCAGTATTATTAGCTGCAGATCCAGTAGTTGGTGGAGTTAGCTTTACTAAAAATCAGATTATTATCTCTGATGCCCCAGGTCTAGGAATTACAGATGTACATGGCTGGCAAGAGATACTTTAA
- a CDS encoding VOC family protein: protein MFKRIDHIAFIVKDLAKSIYFYEEHFGFKKYYEHDVPVPAIEKIAYLKLGDTVLELIHMPKGPTNQGFHFCLESENFTADYTRLKNAGIPVTTEPHPTGAREPREEGWRRVVFEGLDGESIEFRG, encoded by the coding sequence ATGTTTAAACGTATTGACCATATAGCTTTTATTGTTAAGGATCTTGCTAAATCAATCTATTTTTACGAGGAACACTTTGGTTTTAAGAAGTATTATGAACACGATGTACCAGTACCAGCAATCGAAAAAATAGCATACCTTAAACTGGGTGATACCGTTTTAGAATTGATACATATGCCAAAAGGCCCCACAAATCAAGGCTTTCACTTTTGTCTTGAGAGTGAGAATTTTACTGCTGACTACACCCGCCTAAAAAATGCAGGTATTCCAGTTACTACCGAACCCCATCCTACGGGAGCAAGAGAACCAAGAGAAGAAGGCTGGCGCAGAGTGGTATTTGAAGGCTTAGATGGAGAGTCAATAGAATTCAGAGGTTAA
- a CDS encoding transposase gives MSRQARQKSQSGIYHIILRGINKQILFEEEEDKEKFIECLRFYKESSNYIIYGYCLMDNHIHLLIKEGKESIGNTMKRIGVSYVSWYNRKYDRSGHLFQDRFKSEVVEDDEYLLTVLRYIHQNPLKSGNVKQLEKYKWSSYEEYLSQPKTVDTDLILKIFASKKEQAMIYFKNFMNEQNDDTCIDSIETKRMTDQEIKELIKEYANVNSPSELRNMDILARNQVIRKIKEVEGVSTRQIARLIGISQSIVSKA, from the coding sequence ATGTCCAGGCAAGCGCGTCAAAAGAGTCAAAGCGGTATATATCACATTATTTTACGCGGGATTAACAAGCAAATACTATTTGAAGAAGAGGAAGATAAAGAAAAATTCATTGAGTGTTTGCGATTTTATAAAGAGAGTAGCAACTACATAATATATGGGTATTGCCTAATGGACAATCATATCCACTTACTTATTAAGGAAGGCAAAGAGTCCATTGGGAACACCATGAAGAGAATTGGTGTAAGCTATGTATCCTGGTATAATCGTAAATATGATAGAAGTGGTCATTTATTCCAAGATCGCTTTAAAAGTGAAGTAGTGGAAGATGATGAGTATTTACTGACCGTTTTACGCTATATTCATCAGAATCCATTAAAGTCGGGTAATGTAAAACAGTTAGAAAAATATAAGTGGAGTAGCTACGAGGAATATTTAAGTCAACCGAAGACCGTTGATACAGATCTTATATTAAAGATTTTTGCCTCGAAAAAAGAACAGGCAATGATCTATTTTAAAAACTTTATGAATGAGCAAAATGATGATACGTGCATTGATAGCATTGAGACGAAAAGAATGACGGATCAAGAGATAAAAGAACTAATAAAAGAATATGCAAATGTTAATTCACCTAGTGAGTTAAGAAATATGGATATACTGGCAAGAAATCAAGTAATAAGAAAAATAAAGGAAGTCGAAGGGGTATCTACTCGCCAAATAGCAAGGCTTATAGGAATTAGTCAAAGTATAGTCTCAAAAGCCTAA
- a CDS encoding sulfite exporter TauE/SafE family protein: MDLISSNIFLIVLFSSFIQSITGFGFAVVGTPLLLFFMEPKQVVSLMVFGALILNLMVIYKTRGKSDPKVIWPMFIASLIGIVPGVYILKVVDPSNLKLCIGMLILLVSFFMASNYVMTIKREKLATVLVGIVSGFMGGATSLSGPPVALFLMNQQQDKEAFRANLVRYFCLGNIATLLVMYFMETMELGVLRQGLYAIPGVLLGVWVGEKAFAKVSPKLFKWITLGVIFFCGTISVTSELIKR; encoded by the coding sequence GTGGATTTGATATCAAGTAATATATTTCTTATTGTCTTATTCTCATCCTTTATTCAATCAATTACCGGATTCGGTTTTGCGGTTGTAGGTACGCCGTTGCTTTTATTTTTTATGGAACCAAAGCAGGTTGTTAGTTTGATGGTTTTTGGAGCTTTAATATTGAATCTTATGGTTATCTATAAAACGAGGGGAAAATCGGACCCCAAAGTCATATGGCCCATGTTCATAGCCAGCTTAATTGGTATTGTACCTGGAGTATATATATTGAAAGTAGTAGATCCTTCGAATCTAAAGCTCTGCATTGGGATGTTGATTTTATTGGTATCATTTTTTATGGCCTCGAATTATGTAATGACAATTAAGCGTGAGAAGCTGGCGACAGTTTTGGTTGGTATAGTAAGTGGTTTTATGGGGGGCGCAACCAGCTTAAGCGGACCACCCGTGGCCTTGTTTTTGATGAATCAACAACAAGACAAAGAAGCTTTTCGTGCCAATCTAGTTCGCTACTTTTGCCTTGGTAATATTGCTACTTTACTTGTAATGTATTTTATGGAGACAATGGAGCTAGGGGTGCTAAGGCAAGGTTTGTATGCAATTCCGGGAGTCTTATTAGGTGTATGGGTAGGGGAAAAGGCTTTTGCAAAGGTAAGTCCAAAACTTTTCAAATGGATTACATTAGGAGTAATATTTTTTTGCGGCACGATTAGTGTTACTAGTGAATTGATAAAAAGATAG
- the nspC gene encoding carboxynorspermidine decarboxylase: MKIATPYYLIDEKKMLRNLEIIQKVRQLSGAKSVLALKCFSTWSVFDLMQEYMDGTTSSSLFEARLGFEKFGKETHAYCVGYSEEDILAVTQFADKIIFNSVSQLDTYYDAAKKAKLGLRVNPGISHSHFDLADPARKNSRLGVVDKDELKKQISRLSGLMFHYNCENDDFDAFSQQLDAIGDNYGDMLKQLEWVSLGGGLYFTKEGYPVEKFSQKLADFAAKFNVQVYLEPGESAITGCAELVTSVVDVVHNEMDIAIVDASVEGHMLDLLIYRLSAKIEESDMGNHKYMIAGRSCLAGDVFGTYHFKEKLKIGSEIRFADTAGYTMVKKNWFNGLQMPSIAVRRLDGKVEVIRKFTYTDFINSLS; this comes from the coding sequence ATGAAAATAGCCACTCCCTATTATCTTATTGATGAGAAAAAAATGTTGCGCAACTTAGAGATCATTCAGAAGGTGCGCCAGCTTTCCGGAGCTAAGTCAGTATTAGCACTGAAGTGTTTTTCAACTTGGTCTGTATTCGACCTAATGCAAGAGTATATGGATGGCACCACCTCTAGCTCTCTTTTTGAAGCACGCCTTGGGTTTGAAAAGTTTGGTAAAGAAACCCATGCTTATTGTGTAGGTTATTCAGAAGAGGATATCTTGGCCGTAACCCAATTTGCTGATAAAATCATTTTTAATTCAGTTTCACAATTAGACACATATTACGATGCTGCCAAAAAAGCAAAACTTGGTTTACGTGTCAATCCAGGCATTAGCCACTCACATTTTGATCTAGCTGATCCAGCACGTAAAAATTCGCGTCTAGGAGTAGTAGACAAGGATGAACTCAAAAAACAAATATCACGTCTTAGTGGTTTGATGTTTCATTATAATTGCGAAAATGATGATTTTGATGCCTTTTCTCAGCAACTTGATGCCATCGGTGACAATTATGGTGATATGCTCAAACAACTAGAATGGGTAAGCCTTGGAGGTGGATTATATTTCACCAAAGAAGGCTATCCTGTAGAAAAGTTTAGCCAAAAGTTGGCGGACTTTGCTGCTAAGTTTAATGTTCAAGTATATTTAGAACCAGGAGAAAGCGCAATTACTGGCTGCGCTGAACTGGTCACTAGTGTGGTCGATGTGGTGCATAACGAAATGGATATTGCCATTGTTGATGCTTCAGTCGAAGGTCATATGTTAGATTTGTTGATATATCGATTATCAGCCAAAATAGAAGAGAGTGATATGGGAAATCATAAATATATGATAGCTGGACGATCTTGTTTAGCAGGAGACGTTTTTGGCACCTATCACTTTAAGGAAAAATTAAAAATCGGTAGTGAAATTCGATTTGCTGACACGGCAGGATATACGATGGTCAAGAAGAATTGGTTTAATGGTCTTCAGATGCCATCCATTGCTGTACGTAGATTGGATGGAAAAGTAGAGGTTATCCGTAAATTTACTTATACAGATTTCATTAATAGTTTATCATAA
- a CDS encoding saccharopine dehydrogenase family protein, translating to MKKNVLIVGAGGVAHVVAHKCAMNNDVLGDICIASRTQQKCEAIIESILRKNSLKDVTKKLYSREVDAMDIPSLVTLIKETKSEIVINVGQSYINMSVLEACIEAGVVYMDTAIHEDPDKVCENPPWYANHEWKRKERCAEKGITAILGIGFDPGVVNAWCALAQKEYFDTIDTIDILDVNAGSHGKYFATNFDPEINFREFKKVWTWIERKWVLQDVHSIKVDYDFPVVGECPVYLTGHDELHSLSKNIDANSIRFWMGFGEHYLNVFSVLTNIGLTSEKPVEIAEGVEIAPLKVLKALLPDPSSLAPGYTGKTCIGNFIKGTKDNQKREIFIYNTCDHAECYEEVESQAISYTAGVPPVAAAILVARGEWDVNHMVNVEELDPRPFIDLLNTMGLPTEVVENPITFTSPVIESLE from the coding sequence ATGAAAAAAAATGTTTTAATTGTAGGTGCTGGGGGAGTGGCTCATGTAGTTGCTCATAAATGCGCGATGAACAACGATGTCTTGGGAGATATATGCATAGCTTCTCGGACCCAGCAAAAATGTGAGGCAATAATTGAAAGCATATTGCGCAAAAATAGCTTAAAAGATGTGACCAAGAAACTATATTCACGAGAAGTGGATGCGATGGATATTCCGTCTTTAGTAACTTTAATCAAAGAAACTAAGTCCGAGATTGTCATCAATGTGGGGCAATCCTATATCAACATGTCCGTTTTGGAAGCTTGCATAGAAGCTGGCGTAGTATATATGGATACAGCAATCCATGAGGATCCAGATAAAGTTTGCGAAAATCCACCTTGGTATGCCAATCATGAATGGAAACGCAAAGAACGTTGTGCTGAAAAAGGAATTACTGCAATTTTAGGTATTGGTTTTGATCCTGGCGTAGTAAATGCATGGTGTGCTTTGGCGCAAAAGGAATATTTCGACACCATCGACACCATTGATATATTAGATGTAAATGCTGGCAGTCATGGTAAGTATTTTGCTACTAATTTTGACCCTGAGATTAACTTTCGGGAGTTTAAGAAAGTATGGACATGGATTGAACGGAAATGGGTGTTGCAAGATGTTCACTCTATAAAAGTAGACTATGATTTTCCCGTAGTAGGAGAATGTCCAGTATACCTAACTGGACATGATGAATTACATTCTTTGTCTAAAAATATCGATGCTAATTCGATTCGCTTTTGGATGGGATTTGGCGAACATTATTTGAATGTATTTTCTGTTTTGACTAATATTGGACTTACCTCTGAAAAACCAGTAGAAATAGCAGAGGGTGTAGAGATTGCACCCCTTAAGGTATTAAAGGCCTTATTACCAGATCCATCCTCCCTAGCACCTGGCTATACTGGTAAAACTTGTATCGGTAATTTTATCAAAGGTACAAAGGATAATCAAAAAAGAGAAATCTTCATCTATAATACTTGTGATCATGCTGAATGCTACGAGGAAGTAGAGTCCCAAGCAATTAGTTATACCGCAGGTGTACCACCAGTAGCGGCAGCAATTTTGGTAGCCCGTGGTGAATGGGATGTAAACCATATGGTGAATGTTGAAGAATTGGATCCAAGACCTTTTATTGACCTGTTAAATACAATGGGGTTACCTACAGAAGTTGTTGAAAATCCAATTACCTTTACATCACCAGTCATTGAATCATTAGAGTAG
- a CDS encoding YIEGIA domain-containing protein, which produces MDGRGPAIISTEDLWLIIIAAAMGTMARILALKVDYKQYPSYPNGYLIHIVLAFIAAAIGAVAIPAIKSNNYTAVTFLALAVQHFRDVRKTERESLKSLEQTEYTPRGDAYIDGISKTFEARNYFALVVSLVSAASMEIVATYHVPIIWQVLVGIVVGSIVYQLISRFSKGNSVGDVASVRFAEIKVEGSVISVEGIFVTNLAGTEIAQKMISEEGVAVVIEANQKHATIALHNFGQRQAILFEATRTLGAKRYNFTRKDYETGKVILLFVPIVKDNDKLLKVIKNTPLLESVKKSHAVLRSKVTED; this is translated from the coding sequence ATGGATGGACGCGGACCAGCGATTATATCTACAGAAGATTTATGGTTAATCATTATAGCTGCAGCGATGGGAACAATGGCAAGAATACTGGCACTAAAGGTTGATTATAAGCAATATCCTTCCTATCCAAATGGATATCTCATTCACATAGTATTGGCATTTATTGCGGCAGCAATTGGAGCAGTTGCTATTCCTGCAATCAAATCGAATAACTATACTGCAGTTACCTTCCTCGCGTTGGCAGTTCAACATTTTCGTGATGTGAGAAAGACTGAAAGAGAAAGCTTGAAAAGCCTAGAGCAAACGGAATATACGCCTAGAGGGGATGCTTATATTGATGGAATCTCCAAGACTTTTGAGGCAAGAAATTACTTTGCGCTAGTTGTTTCATTAGTCTCAGCTGCTTCCATGGAAATAGTTGCAACTTATCATGTACCTATCATATGGCAGGTGCTTGTCGGTATTGTTGTAGGGAGCATTGTATATCAGTTGATCAGTAGATTTTCCAAAGGGAATAGTGTAGGGGATGTGGCTTCGGTTCGTTTCGCCGAAATAAAGGTAGAAGGGTCTGTGATTTCAGTAGAAGGTATTTTTGTCACAAATCTTGCAGGTACAGAAATTGCTCAGAAGATGATATCTGAGGAAGGCGTGGCCGTTGTCATTGAAGCAAATCAAAAACATGCCACCATTGCTCTTCATAATTTTGGACAAAGGCAGGCAATATTGTTTGAGGCTACGCGAACATTAGGGGCTAAAAGATATAATTTCACGAGAAAAGATTATGAAACAGGAAAAGTGATTCTTTTATTTGTACCAATTGTCAAAGATAATGATAAATTACTTAAAGTGATTAAGAACACTCCATTATTGGAGTCAGTAAAAAAGAGTCATGCCGTTTTACGATCAAAGGTAACGGAGGATTGA
- a CDS encoding DUF421 domain-containing protein → MIELDFSLGWKTIVTIIYGTLILRIAGRKSLSQMTVAQTVVMLAVGTVLIEPLVGGVELIDTFTLVAISVATLIAIEYSEIKFPIVRKLFTGEPVVLIENGEVKRENLKRVRMTIQQLEMELRQASIAKIADIKWATIEANGQFGFLLRDELQAIGGCEYQELLHRLEAIEKHLAGNKGQESHIHCQTSFGKEIKDPLSHEDVFKKVALTNKK, encoded by the coding sequence GTGATTGAATTGGATTTTTCCCTTGGTTGGAAAACCATAGTTACTATAATTTATGGAACACTAATTCTGCGTATTGCTGGTCGTAAATCATTATCACAAATGACAGTGGCCCAAACTGTTGTTATGTTGGCGGTTGGTACGGTTTTGATTGAGCCCCTTGTCGGAGGAGTTGAGCTCATTGACACTTTTACATTAGTTGCAATTTCCGTGGCAACCCTTATAGCAATTGAGTATTCCGAGATTAAGTTTCCTATTGTAAGAAAACTTTTTACCGGAGAACCTGTGGTACTTATTGAAAATGGTGAAGTGAAAAGAGAAAACTTAAAACGAGTTCGCATGACAATTCAACAATTAGAGATGGAGCTTCGACAAGCAAGTATTGCTAAAATTGCCGATATAAAGTGGGCGACAATTGAGGCGAATGGACAGTTTGGTTTTTTACTAAGGGACGAATTGCAAGCCATCGGAGGGTGTGAGTATCAAGAATTACTCCATCGCCTCGAAGCCATAGAAAAACATCTAGCAGGTAATAAGGGGCAAGAATCACACATCCATTGTCAGACATCTTTTGGAAAAGAAATTAAAGACCCCCTTTCCCATGAGGATGTTTTTAAAAAAGTAGCACTTACAAATAAGAAATAG
- a CDS encoding phosphotriesterase — MLPKIMTVCGPITPEELGLTSMHEHVLSDCSMFRHRTRKSCFVPSRHSIRAEDKLTLENRSALRHDIVLSLDNMLLDDEMIMAAEVADFKASGGDSILEVSAPGIRSSPDDLIAIRRIAERTGVHIVASTGLYAEDTWPFIYRDMAFEQYVGFLRQEITQGIGDTGILPGHIKAAYEKPTKQLDIYLSAAAFVSKETGLSLQVHLGADVMPDEVRDHVLPPLYRGGCIPERTILCHVQFLMGALSIKELVTNPGYVPFDISLLRELLASGFILSFTPLGFEADNEPLGFAHYPDWYTLAGMVALIQDGYAGQLVIGNDVFTKLATRRGGGEGYRRLTDFVIPALKKCGVSDNDIHKIIIENPARILAF; from the coding sequence ATGCTGCCTAAGATTATGACGGTTTGCGGACCGATTACACCCGAGGAGCTTGGACTCACTTCTATGCATGAACATGTTCTTTCAGACTGTTCCATGTTTCGCCATCGAACTAGGAAGAGTTGTTTTGTTCCAAGTCGTCACAGCATAAGAGCAGAAGATAAGTTAACACTAGAGAATCGTTCGGCTCTAAGGCATGACATCGTACTATCCTTAGATAATATGTTACTAGACGATGAGATGATAATGGCAGCGGAAGTGGCCGATTTTAAAGCGAGTGGTGGTGACTCAATTCTTGAGGTGAGTGCCCCTGGCATTCGAAGTTCACCTGATGATCTGATTGCTATTAGGCGTATAGCAGAGCGTACCGGAGTTCACATTGTGGCTTCTACAGGTTTATATGCAGAAGATACTTGGCCATTCATTTACCGAGATATGGCTTTCGAGCAGTATGTTGGATTTTTACGACAGGAAATCACCCAAGGCATTGGCGATACAGGGATTTTGCCTGGTCATATTAAAGCTGCCTACGAAAAACCTACTAAACAGCTGGATATCTATTTGTCGGCAGCAGCCTTCGTTTCCAAGGAAACAGGCCTATCATTACAGGTTCATCTAGGTGCGGATGTAATGCCCGATGAAGTGCGGGATCATGTGTTACCACCTCTTTACCGAGGAGGTTGTATTCCAGAAAGGACTATTTTATGTCACGTTCAGTTCTTGATGGGCGCTTTGTCCATTAAAGAGTTGGTAACTAACCCGGGCTATGTGCCCTTTGATATTAGCCTACTTAGAGAATTACTTGCTAGTGGTTTCATTCTTTCTTTTACCCCTCTAGGGTTTGAGGCAGATAATGAGCCTTTAGGTTTTGCCCATTATCCGGATTGGTACACATTAGCTGGAATGGTAGCGCTGATTCAGGATGGTTACGCAGGACAATTAGTCATCGGAAATGATGTGTTTACGAAGTTAGCTACCCGCAGGGGTGGGGGAGAAGGGTATCGACGCCTTACCGACTTTGTAATTCCTGCATTGAAAAAATGCGGTGTCTCAGACAATGACATCCATAAAATCATTATAGAAAATCCAGCTAGGATTCTCGCATTTTGA
- a CDS encoding TetR/AcrR family transcriptional regulator has protein sequence MLYISRITKDPEIRQAELLDAAQELFILTGYQQTTVSAIVKKVGVAQGTFYYYFASKEAILEAIFARHVANMVAEVQSFYLEDDTVLAKLQLFFNLFYKLCYYDEPGLIGKILYKEKQGELINKLWRQMLIITTPLLRRILEQGNQEGLTHVVHMEETFSFFAGIMGSLLEATSPSEFGHEADPIVVKNKLKIAGKLIETLLGAPLNSIHLEFPLP, from the coding sequence GTGCTCTATATTTCTAGAATTACAAAAGATCCAGAGATTCGCCAGGCTGAACTGCTAGATGCAGCACAAGAACTATTTATTTTGACAGGATATCAACAAACTACGGTAAGTGCTATCGTGAAGAAAGTGGGTGTAGCCCAGGGAACTTTTTATTACTATTTTGCTTCAAAAGAGGCCATCTTAGAAGCAATCTTTGCTCGTCACGTAGCCAATATGGTGGCCGAAGTCCAGTCCTTTTACTTAGAAGATGATACAGTTTTGGCAAAGTTACAATTATTTTTTAATCTTTTTTACAAGCTATGCTATTATGATGAGCCTGGCTTGATTGGTAAAATACTGTATAAGGAAAAACAAGGGGAATTGATCAACAAACTATGGCGGCAAATGCTAATCATTACTACCCCCCTTTTACGGCGCATTCTAGAACAAGGTAATCAGGAAGGGCTGACCCATGTTGTACATATGGAAGAAACCTTTTCTTTTTTCGCGGGTATTATGGGTTCCTTATTAGAAGCCACTTCTCCCTCGGAATTTGGTCATGAAGCGGATCCGATCGTCGTGAAAAACAAATTGAAAATTGCTGGCAAGCTGATAGAAACTTTATTGGGTGCACCTCTTAATAGTATCCACTTGGAATTCCCTCTCCCATAA